From Rhodamnia argentea isolate NSW1041297 chromosome 10, ASM2092103v1, whole genome shotgun sequence, a single genomic window includes:
- the LOC115731762 gene encoding geraniol 8-hydroxylase-like, protein MDYLVLILCLYLLWGLFQAFSSVTGGGRKDRPSNLPPGPRPLPIVGNLLQLGDLPHKSLAKLASAYGPIIKLELGFVTTVVISSPALAKEILQARDAVFSHRMVPDSAMAHDHDKLSVGWVPVSPLFRYLRKIYNLHILSSKKLDLNQHLRSKKVQELITFVRKCACAGEAVNISEAAFRTSLNAISNTIFSLDVMEPSNPAGELKEVMGQIMVEIGKPNLADYFPVLKKIGLHGQKRRVAANFKKVFDIFDDLIERRLQLRKETGSIERNDVLDNLLDLVEDKNETLDMSLVKHLLLDVFIAGSETTASTLEWAMTELLCNPEKLLRAQAELHLVIGKGKQIEEADISRLPYLQAIVKENFRLHPVAPLLVPRKSGEDFITGGFTIPKGAQVLINVWAMGRDPSIWDDPGKFMPDRFLGSDIDVRGQNFELLPFGGGKRICPGLPLAMRMLPLMLGSLINVFDWKLEQGVTPENLNMEDKFGIAIQRAEPLNAVPIPI, encoded by the exons ATGGACTACTTGGTTTTGATCTTGTGTTTGTACCTCCTCTGGGGCTTGTTCCAAGCTTTCTCTTCCGTCACCGGGGGTGGCCGAAAAGATCGGCCCTCCAACCTCCCCCCCGGTCCACGGCCTCTTCCAATAGTCGGCAACCTCCTCCAGCTCGGAGATCTTCCCCACAAGTCCCTCGCCAAGCTCGCTAGCGCTTACGGCCCCATCATCAAGCTGGAACTCGGCTTTGTGACTACGGTGGTCATCTCTTCGCCGGCGCTCGCCAAAGAAATCCTCCAAGCCCGCGATGCTGTCTTCTCGCATCGTATGGTTCCCGATTCCGCCATGGCCCATGACCATGACAAACTAAGTGTGGGTTGGGTACCGGTATCTCCCCTTTTCCGATACCTCCGAAAAATATACAACTTGCATATCCTCTCCAGCAAGAAACTCGATTTGAACCAACACCTTCGCAGCAAGAAAGTGCAAGAGCTGATCACCTTTGTTAGGAAATGCGCGTGCGCCGGCGAGGCAGTGAATATCAGTGAGGCAGCTTTCAGGACCAGCCTCAACGCGATATCGAACACGATTTTCTCTTTGGACGTGATGGAACCTTCGAATCCTGCCGGAGAGCTGAAGGAAGTGATGGGGCAAATCATGGTTGAGATTGGAAAGCCTAACCTGGCAGATTACTTTCCCGTGCTCAAGAAGATCGGCCTGCATGGCCAGAAGCGTCGCGTCGCGGCGAATTTCAAGAAGGTGTTCGACATCTTTGACGACCTGATCGAGAGAAGGCTGCAGCTAAGGAAGGAGACTGGTTCGATTGAGCGTAACGATGTTTTGGATAATCTTCTTGATCTAGTTGAAGACAAAAATGAGACCCTGGACATGTCCTTAGTCAAGCATCTACTTCTG GATGTATTCATCGCTGGCAGCGAAACCACTGCGAGCACTCTGGAGTGGGCGATGACCGAACTGCTTTGCAACCCGGAAAAGCTGTTAAGAGCCCAAGCTGAGCTCCATCTAGTCATTGGCAAAGGCAAGCAGATTGAAGAAGCCGATATTTCTCGCTTACCCTATTTACAAGCTATCGTGAAAGAGAATTTCCGACTTCACCCAGTAGCTCCTCTCCTTGTTCCTCGGAAATCCGGAGAAGATTTCATCACAGGCGGTTTCACAATTCCAAAGGGTGCACAAGTCCTCATCAATGTATGGGCGATGGGTCGAGATCCTAGCATTTGGGACGATCCAGGCAAGTTCATGCCCGATAGGTTTCTTGGATCCGATATCGATGTTAGGGGACAAAACTTCGAGCTCCTGCCTTTCGGTGGCGGCAAGCGGATTTGTCCGGGATTGCCATTGGCCATGAGAATGCTGCCTTTGATGCTCGGCTCGCTCATTAATGTCTTCGATTGGAAGCTCGAACAAGGCGTTACCCCTGAGAATTTGAACATGGAAGACAAGTTCGGAATAGCCATCCAACGGGCTGAACCTCTGAATGCTGTGCCCATTCCtatatga